A window of the Cyanobacteria bacterium QS_8_64_29 genome harbors these coding sequences:
- a CDS encoding sucrose synthase, with product MSDLIHAVLNSEEKTDLREFINELRMGEQQYLLRNDILNAFAQFQPCFARQGDSRLGQLIHYTQEIILEEESLCLIVRPQIARQEYYRLLEDLTVEPLDTEQLLDTRDRFMNEFHPEEGEVFEIDFQPFYDYSPIIRDSKNIGKGVEFLNRFLSSKLFQHPQQWLEGLYSFLSVHSYDGQTLLINGRIQNQKQLSDRVKQALDYVSGLPAERPYEDFRFELQAMGFEPGWGNTAGRIQETLGILDELIDSPDANVLEAFLSRIPMLFSIALVSVHGWFAQEGVLGRPDTGGQVVYVLDQARSLEQQLQQDLHLAGLDCLGVEPKVIILTRLIPNSDGTRCNEHLEKVHGTENAWILRVPFRERNPKVTQDWISRFEIWPYLETYAIDAEKELYAELQGKPDLIVGNYSDGNLVAFLLARRMNVTQFNIAHALEKSKYLFSNLYWQQMEDSYHFSLQFTADLIAMNAANCIISSTYQEIVGRPDIVGQYESYEHFTMPGLYHVVNGIELFSPKFNVVPPGVSESVYFPYYRLQERVPSKTERLEELLFSLQDPQHTFGWLDNPDKRPLFSMARLDRIKNLTGLAECFGRSPELQQRCNLILVAGKLSAAESTDSEERAEIEKLYRIIDQYDLHGKIRWLGVRLPKTDNGEVYRAIADREGIFVQPALFEAFGLTILEAMFSGLPTFGTQFGGPLEIIQDGVNGFYINPTHLDETAQAILDFVAHCDHDPEHWKKFSDSAIERGYNNYTWTIHTNKLLSLARIYGFWNFNSKENREDMMRYLESLFHLIYRPRANQLLAEHMQR from the coding sequence ATGTCCGATCTCATCCATGCCGTTTTGAACTCCGAGGAAAAAACGGATCTGCGCGAGTTCATCAACGAGCTGCGGATGGGCGAGCAGCAGTATCTGCTGCGCAATGACATCCTCAATGCCTTTGCCCAGTTCCAGCCCTGTTTTGCCCGGCAAGGGGATTCGCGCCTGGGACAGCTGATCCACTACACCCAGGAGATCATCCTTGAAGAGGAAAGCCTCTGCTTGATTGTCCGGCCCCAAATTGCCCGGCAAGAGTACTATCGCCTGCTGGAGGATCTGACCGTCGAGCCGCTGGATACCGAGCAGCTGCTCGATACCCGTGATCGCTTCATGAATGAGTTTCACCCGGAAGAAGGGGAAGTCTTTGAGATCGACTTTCAGCCCTTCTACGATTACTCGCCCATCATTCGCGACTCCAAAAACATCGGCAAGGGGGTGGAATTTCTCAATCGCTTTTTGTCGAGCAAGCTGTTCCAGCATCCGCAGCAGTGGTTGGAGGGGCTCTACTCCTTTTTGAGCGTCCACAGCTACGACGGGCAAACCCTGCTCATCAACGGGCGCATCCAGAACCAAAAGCAGCTATCGGATCGAGTCAAGCAAGCGCTGGACTACGTCAGCGGGTTGCCCGCCGAGCGCCCCTACGAGGACTTCCGCTTTGAGTTGCAAGCCATGGGCTTTGAGCCCGGTTGGGGCAACACTGCCGGCCGCATCCAGGAAACCTTGGGCATTCTGGACGAGCTCATCGACTCGCCTGATGCCAACGTGCTGGAGGCTTTCCTGTCGCGCATCCCCATGCTGTTTAGCATCGCGCTGGTTTCGGTCCATGGCTGGTTCGCCCAAGAAGGCGTCCTCGGCCGGCCCGATACCGGCGGGCAAGTGGTCTATGTGCTGGATCAAGCCCGCAGCTTGGAGCAGCAGCTGCAGCAAGACCTCCACCTGGCGGGGCTGGACTGCCTGGGCGTGGAGCCCAAGGTCATCATTTTGACCCGGCTGATTCCCAACAGCGATGGCACCCGCTGCAACGAGCACCTGGAGAAAGTCCACGGCACCGAAAACGCCTGGATCCTGCGCGTTCCGTTCCGCGAGCGCAACCCCAAGGTAACCCAGGACTGGATCTCGCGCTTTGAGATTTGGCCCTACCTCGAGACCTACGCCATCGATGCCGAGAAGGAGCTCTATGCCGAGCTGCAGGGCAAGCCCGATCTGATCGTGGGAAACTACAGCGACGGCAACTTGGTGGCGTTTTTGCTAGCGCGTCGTATGAACGTGACGCAGTTCAACATCGCGCACGCGCTGGAGAAGTCCAAGTACCTGTTTAGCAACCTCTACTGGCAGCAGATGGAGGACTCCTACCACTTCTCGCTGCAGTTTACGGCCGATTTGATTGCCATGAACGCGGCCAACTGTATTATTAGCAGCACGTACCAGGAGATTGTTGGCCGCCCCGATATTGTCGGTCAGTACGAGTCCTACGAGCACTTCACCATGCCGGGCCTCTACCACGTGGTCAACGGCATCGAGCTGTTCTCGCCCAAATTCAACGTCGTACCGCCGGGGGTGAGTGAGAGCGTCTACTTCCCCTACTACCGCCTGCAGGAGCGCGTTCCCAGCAAGACCGAGCGCCTGGAGGAGCTGCTGTTTTCACTCCAAGATCCCCAGCACACCTTCGGCTGGCTCGATAACCCCGACAAGCGGCCGCTGTTTTCCATGGCGCGCCTGGACCGGATCAAAAATTTGACGGGTCTGGCGGAGTGCTTCGGCCGCTCGCCCGAGCTGCAGCAGCGCTGCAACCTGATCTTGGTGGCAGGCAAGCTCAGCGCGGCTGAGTCCACCGACAGCGAAGAGCGCGCCGAGATCGAAAAGCTCTACCGCATCATCGACCAGTACGACCTCCACGGCAAGATCCGGTGGTTGGGCGTGCGCCTGCCCAAAACTGACAACGGCGAGGTCTATCGCGCGATTGCCGATCGCGAAGGGATTTTCGTGCAACCGGCCCTGTTCGAGGCCTTTGGCCTAACCATCCTGGAGGCGATGTTCTCGGGGCTGCCCACCTTCGGCACCCAGTTCGGCGGCCCACTGGAGATCATCCAAGATGGTGTCAATGGGTTCTACATCAACCCCACCCACCTAGACGAAACCGCGCAGGCCATCCTCGATTTTGTCGCCCACTGCGATCACGATCCCGAGCACTGGAAAAAGTTCTCCGACAGCGCGATCGAGCGGGGCTACAACAACTACACCTGGACGATCCACACCAACAAGCTGCTGTCGCTGGCGCGCATCTACGGGTTTTGGAACTTTAACTCCAAAGAAAACCGCGAAGACATGATGCGCTATTTAGAGTCGCTGTTTCACCTCATCTACCGGCCGCGCGCCAACCAGCTCCTAGCCGAGCACATGCAGCGCTAG